From the Hyphomicrobium sp. ghe19 genome, one window contains:
- a CDS encoding polyprenyl synthetase family protein, giving the protein MGRVIPLEDVRETGQKLQPLLDLVSEDLEAINRIILDKAVSDVDMIPELAHHLIDSGGKRLRPMLALASAKLCGYGGNGHIRTASAVEFMHTATLLHDDVVDESATRRGRKTARMIWGNQASVLVGDFLLGQAFKMFVDVGSLTVLRIMSNAAATIAEGEVMQLAAAKNTSTTEDDYLSIINSKTAALFSAAAESGAALAQRPTEEQAALRSYGKNLGLAFQLVDDALDYAGDSSRLGKSVGDDFREGKITLPVILSFRRGSNDERQFWNRTIAEGEIADGDLEHAVSLMRKHKAIEATFERARSYGSIARDALAIFPASREKDALEQVIGFCISRTH; this is encoded by the coding sequence TTGGGTCGCGTGATTCCACTCGAAGACGTTCGTGAGACAGGTCAGAAGCTGCAACCGCTTCTCGATCTCGTATCCGAAGATCTCGAGGCCATAAACCGGATCATTCTCGACAAGGCGGTGTCCGATGTCGACATGATCCCCGAGCTCGCTCACCACCTCATCGATAGCGGCGGGAAACGCCTCAGGCCGATGCTGGCCCTCGCTTCGGCGAAGTTGTGCGGGTATGGCGGAAACGGCCACATCCGCACCGCATCGGCCGTCGAGTTTATGCATACGGCGACGCTGCTTCATGACGACGTCGTCGATGAGAGCGCGACGCGGCGGGGCCGCAAAACGGCGCGCATGATATGGGGCAATCAGGCGAGCGTTCTCGTCGGCGATTTTCTTCTTGGCCAGGCGTTCAAGATGTTCGTCGACGTCGGATCGCTGACCGTTCTTCGCATCATGTCCAACGCAGCGGCGACGATCGCGGAAGGCGAAGTGATGCAGCTTGCAGCCGCGAAAAATACTTCGACGACCGAAGACGATTACCTCTCGATCATCAACTCCAAAACGGCCGCGCTCTTTTCGGCTGCGGCGGAGTCGGGGGCGGCGCTTGCGCAGCGGCCGACGGAGGAGCAGGCTGCCCTTCGATCCTACGGAAAAAATCTCGGCCTTGCGTTTCAGCTGGTCGACGACGCGCTCGACTATGCCGGCGACAGCAGCCGCCTCGGCAAGTCCGTCGGGGACGATTTCCGCGAGGGCAAAATCACGTTGCCGGTCATTCTTTCGTTCCGGCGCGGCTCGAACGATGAGCGCCAGTTCTGGAACCGGACCATCGCCGAGGGTGAGATCGCGGACGGCGACCTCGAACACGCCGTCAGCCTCATGCGCAAGCACAAGGCCATCGAAGCGACGTTCGAGCGGGCGCGCTCCTACGGCTCAATCGCGCGCGATGCGCTCGCGATTTTCCCGGCGAGCCGGGAGAAGGATGCGCTGGAGCAGGTCATCGGTTTCTGCATCAGCCGCACTCACTGA
- a CDS encoding tRNA1(Val) (adenine(37)-N6)-methyltransferase, producing MNVSEPDLSIIERASEDIFLGDALTVRQPRNGYRAGTDAVLLAAWINPETAGKGPVLDVGSGVGVVGLCVAARCPNARVLLVEREPDLAVLARHNVERNGLEMRVSVVEADIARSSDALFRSGISSETFPIVLANPPYHEEGRSTAATSPLKAAAHQMAPDALDTWARFMNRMAIPGGRVAMIHKTEALPQILSVFEGRFGGINVLPVYARAGAPAIRVIVSGIKGSRAPMSIKPALVLHGPEQAFLPDIEAVFRHGAALPARFGG from the coding sequence ATGAATGTAAGTGAGCCTGACCTATCCATAATTGAAAGGGCCAGCGAAGATATCTTCCTCGGCGACGCTTTGACGGTGCGCCAGCCGCGGAATGGTTACCGGGCAGGAACCGACGCAGTGCTGCTCGCGGCATGGATCAACCCTGAGACCGCCGGAAAAGGACCGGTCCTCGATGTCGGATCAGGCGTCGGCGTCGTCGGACTTTGCGTCGCGGCGCGTTGTCCAAACGCGCGAGTTCTGCTCGTCGAGCGCGAACCCGATCTCGCCGTGCTTGCTCGCCATAACGTCGAGCGCAATGGTTTGGAAATGCGCGTTTCAGTTGTCGAGGCTGATATCGCGCGCTCCTCGGATGCGCTTTTCCGCTCAGGAATATCTTCAGAGACGTTTCCGATTGTGCTCGCCAATCCGCCTTACCACGAGGAAGGCCGAAGCACGGCCGCGACGAGCCCGCTGAAGGCTGCAGCGCATCAGATGGCGCCCGATGCACTCGATACGTGGGCACGCTTCATGAACCGGATGGCGATCCCGGGTGGACGCGTCGCGATGATCCATAAGACCGAGGCGCTACCCCAAATTTTATCTGTTTTCGAAGGGCGCTTTGGCGGCATCAACGTCCTGCCGGTTTATGCGCGCGCCGGTGCACCGGCAATTCGGGTCATCGTCAGCGGAATTAAGGGCAGCCGTGCGCCGATGTCGATCAAGCCCGCGCTCGTTCTGCACGGTCCCGAGCAGGCCTTCCTGCCGGACATCGAGGCTGTCTTCAGGCATGGCGCCGCACTTCCGGCAAGATTCGGCGGCTGA
- a CDS encoding tetratricopeptide repeat protein, with amino-acid sequence MRGPLGRVLSVGLGAIAMTIAGFFSEAPARSQDQDPSQDEISTSVLGNYLAGRFARAAQDTKEAADFYGKALERDPTNEVLLEQAFQMETMSGNWPKAIPLAEQLAATRQSHRMSQFLLGVTAYKAGDYAKAEQHFTAASENPIGELTSAIAVGWTRLAAGDADGAVKALDLPKQPDWAQFYLRYHRALITDLAGRKADARASYEKVFKQDSRTLRTSLAYAQSAAHYGDFKTARQVMKEQLAKTQGDAHPLAKEMLDIINRKEKPPLLISNPTDGLAEVFYGLGEALAGEGGVSLGTIYLQLALDAKPDHAFALAALANALEAVKRYDDAIATYDRIPQGTPLQSAIDIRKAFDLNSLDKPDEAKAILTRLVEADPKDVRPLEALGNIMRARKDYAGAVTYFTKALAVLNKNDPRNWGYYYARGTSYERLKNWPAAEADLKRALALAPDQPLVLNYLGYSWVDQGKNLKEGTRLIEKAVQLKPDDGYIVDSLGWAHYKQGNFKEAVRFLERAVEIKPEDPTLNDHLGDAFWKVGREREARFQWNQALSLDPEPQDVDKIKAKIERGLDAKGEAKNVEKTRQVQKDETLRRRSENKAGSPQSRAVE; translated from the coding sequence ATGCGGGGACCCCTCGGGCGCGTGCTGAGTGTAGGCCTTGGTGCGATCGCGATGACGATCGCCGGGTTTTTCAGCGAGGCTCCGGCCCGCTCTCAAGACCAGGACCCGAGTCAGGACGAGATTTCGACCTCTGTACTCGGGAACTATTTGGCGGGGCGCTTTGCCCGGGCCGCGCAGGACACGAAAGAAGCCGCAGATTTTTACGGCAAAGCCCTCGAACGCGATCCGACGAATGAAGTTCTGCTGGAGCAGGCCTTCCAGATGGAGACGATGTCGGGCAACTGGCCGAAAGCCATTCCTCTCGCCGAGCAGCTGGCGGCAACACGCCAGTCGCATCGCATGTCCCAGTTTCTCTTGGGCGTGACCGCATACAAGGCTGGCGATTACGCGAAAGCCGAACAGCACTTCACCGCCGCCTCCGAAAATCCCATCGGCGAGCTGACGAGCGCGATCGCGGTCGGCTGGACGCGTCTTGCAGCAGGAGACGCAGACGGAGCTGTGAAGGCTCTTGATCTTCCGAAGCAGCCTGACTGGGCGCAGTTCTACCTGCGCTATCACCGGGCGCTGATTACCGATCTCGCCGGCCGCAAGGCAGATGCGCGCGCGTCCTACGAAAAAGTCTTCAAGCAGGACAGCCGCACGCTCCGGACCTCGCTTGCCTACGCTCAGTCTGCCGCCCATTACGGTGACTTCAAGACCGCACGTCAGGTGATGAAGGAGCAGCTCGCGAAAACCCAAGGCGACGCGCATCCGCTCGCGAAAGAGATGCTCGACATCATCAATCGCAAAGAGAAGCCGCCGCTCTTGATCTCCAACCCGACGGACGGTTTGGCAGAAGTATTTTACGGGCTCGGCGAGGCACTCGCAGGAGAAGGCGGCGTCAGCCTCGGAACGATCTATTTGCAGCTCGCTCTCGATGCCAAGCCCGATCACGCCTTCGCGCTCGCAGCGCTTGCGAACGCTCTGGAAGCCGTGAAGCGGTACGACGACGCCATCGCGACCTATGACAGGATCCCGCAGGGGACGCCTCTCCAAAGCGCGATCGACATTCGCAAGGCCTTCGACCTCAACTCGCTCGATAAGCCCGACGAAGCGAAAGCGATACTGACCAGGCTTGTCGAAGCGGACCCGAAGGATGTCCGCCCACTCGAAGCGCTCGGCAACATCATGAGGGCTCGCAAGGATTACGCAGGCGCCGTCACGTACTTCACGAAGGCGCTTGCTGTTCTGAATAAAAACGACCCGCGCAATTGGGGTTACTACTACGCGCGTGGAACATCGTATGAGCGGCTGAAGAACTGGCCCGCAGCCGAAGCGGACCTGAAGCGCGCACTCGCGCTCGCTCCCGATCAGCCGCTGGTTTTGAATTATCTTGGCTACTCCTGGGTTGATCAGGGCAAGAACCTCAAGGAAGGCACGCGCCTGATCGAGAAGGCCGTGCAGCTGAAGCCCGATGACGGCTACATCGTCGATAGTCTCGGATGGGCGCACTACAAGCAGGGTAACTTCAAAGAGGCCGTGCGCTTCCTGGAACGTGCCGTCGAGATCAAGCCTGAAGATCCGACATTGAACGATCACTTGGGCGACGCTTTCTGGAAAGTCGGTCGCGAACGCGAGGCCCGCTTCCAGTGGAACCAAGCGCTGTCGCTCGATCCGGAGCCGCAGGACGTCGACAAGATCAAGGCGAAGATCGAGCGCGGTCTCGATGCGAAGGGCGAAGCCAAGAACGTCGAGAAGACGCGGCAGGTTCAAAAGGATGAAACATTGCGCAGGCGCAGCGAAAACAAAGCCGGATCGCCGCAAAGCCGGGCCGTGGAGTAA
- a CDS encoding S49 family peptidase, which translates to MWPFSRKPVVPVLRFSGPIGMATPLRPGLSLAAYAGAIEKAFSLSKLPAVAVVINSPGGSPVQSNLIFNRLRQLAVEKEKRVYVFCEDVAASGGYFLAIAGDEIYGDPSSIIGSIGVVSRSFGFVDLLQRLGIERRVYTAGTDKNQLDPFLPENTDDISRLKAIQQDVHDVFIGLVKERRLGKLKGPDSELFSGAFWSASKAVDFGLIDGITDVRSKMRQVFGDKVRLKVVEPERAGLLSRLRRAPGASGLGNGLAFADDLVSAMEERSLWSRFGI; encoded by the coding sequence ATGTGGCCATTCTCGCGTAAGCCCGTCGTCCCCGTTTTGCGTTTCAGCGGTCCGATCGGAATGGCGACTCCGTTGCGTCCGGGCCTGTCGCTTGCGGCCTACGCGGGGGCGATTGAAAAGGCATTTTCGCTTTCGAAGCTTCCGGCGGTTGCGGTCGTAATCAATTCGCCGGGCGGCTCGCCTGTGCAGTCCAACCTCATCTTCAATCGCCTTCGCCAATTGGCGGTTGAGAAGGAGAAGCGCGTCTACGTTTTCTGCGAGGACGTGGCCGCATCCGGCGGCTATTTTCTGGCCATTGCAGGCGATGAAATATACGGCGATCCGTCCTCCATCATCGGCTCGATCGGTGTCGTCTCGCGCAGCTTCGGCTTCGTCGATTTACTGCAGCGGCTCGGCATAGAACGGCGCGTCTATACGGCGGGTACCGACAAGAACCAGTTGGACCCGTTTCTGCCTGAAAACACCGACGACATCTCGCGCCTCAAAGCCATCCAGCAGGACGTCCACGACGTGTTCATCGGCCTCGTCAAGGAACGCCGCCTTGGCAAGCTGAAAGGGCCGGACTCGGAGCTTTTCTCCGGCGCATTCTGGTCTGCATCGAAAGCCGTCGACTTCGGCCTCATCGATGGGATAACCGATGTTCGCTCCAAGATGCGACAGGTCTTCGGCGACAAGGTAAGGCTGAAGGTCGTCGAGCCCGAAAGGGCGGGACTGCTTTCGCGCCTGCGCCGTGCGCCCGGCGCTTCGGGGCTGGGCAACGGTCTTGCTTTTGCCGACGATCTGGTGTCGGCTATGGAGGAGCGATCGCTCTGGTCGCGCTTTGGCATCTAA
- a CDS encoding DUF2007 domain-containing protein, whose protein sequence is MRELIVTNDPVLISYAEALLKDQGIEAVVFDRNISLMEGSIGAFPRRLVVPDEVWAKAAEFLKAAGLGEWVVGNECK, encoded by the coding sequence ATGCGCGAGTTGATTGTGACGAATGACCCCGTACTCATTAGCTACGCCGAAGCACTGCTAAAAGATCAGGGTATTGAGGCCGTGGTATTTGATCGAAATATTAGTCTTATGGAAGGGTCAATCGGTGCTTTCCCGCGACGTCTTGTCGTTCCCGACGAAGTATGGGCCAAGGCAGCCGAATTTCTGAAGGCGGCCGGACTGGGCGAATGGGTGGTCGGAAATGAATGTAAGTGA
- a CDS encoding glycine--tRNA ligase subunit alpha codes for MPQTTVSTRAARLPALRPKEAFQDLILTLQSFWSAQGCVILQPYDMEVGAGTFHPATTLRALGPKSWSAAYVQPSRRPKDGRYGENPNRLQHYYQFQVIMKPSPANIQELYLASLEAIGIDTALNDVRFVEDDWESPTLGAWGLGWEVWCNGMEVSQFTYFQQVGGFDCNPVAGEITYGLERLAMYVQGVDRVYDLNFNGRDDDKRLTYGDVFLQAEREYSRFNFEHADTEVLLRHFKDAEAECKALLEAGAKGGEEHLLALPAYDQCIKASHIFNLLDARGVISVTERQSYILRVRDMAKACCAAWLETEGGGRA; via the coding sequence ATGCCCCAAACGACGGTTTCCACGAGGGCCGCACGGCTCCCTGCGTTGCGCCCCAAAGAAGCCTTCCAGGACCTCATTTTGACGTTGCAGAGCTTCTGGAGCGCTCAAGGCTGCGTCATCCTCCAGCCCTACGACATGGAGGTCGGAGCGGGCACCTTTCATCCGGCAACGACATTGCGCGCGCTGGGCCCGAAATCCTGGTCCGCAGCCTACGTCCAGCCCTCCCGCCGTCCAAAAGACGGCCGCTACGGGGAAAACCCGAACCGGCTGCAGCACTACTATCAGTTCCAGGTCATCATGAAGCCGTCTCCGGCGAATATCCAGGAGCTCTATCTCGCGAGTCTCGAGGCCATCGGCATCGATACCGCGCTGAATGATGTTCGCTTCGTCGAAGACGACTGGGAAAGCCCAACGCTCGGCGCCTGGGGGCTCGGTTGGGAGGTCTGGTGCAACGGCATGGAAGTATCGCAATTCACCTACTTCCAGCAGGTCGGCGGCTTCGACTGCAATCCGGTTGCTGGCGAGATCACCTACGGTCTCGAGCGGCTCGCGATGTACGTTCAGGGCGTGGATCGCGTCTACGATCTCAATTTCAACGGCCGCGACGACGACAAACGCCTGACATACGGCGACGTCTTCCTGCAGGCCGAGCGCGAGTATTCCCGTTTTAACTTCGAGCACGCCGACACCGAGGTGCTGCTTCGCCATTTCAAAGACGCTGAGGCCGAGTGCAAAGCTTTGCTCGAGGCCGGGGCGAAAGGTGGCGAGGAGCACTTGCTCGCGCTTCCCGCCTACGATCAGTGCATCAAAGCGAGCCATATCTTTAACCTGCTCGACGCTAGGGGAGTGATTTCGGTCACAGAGCGTCAGAGCTACATCCTGCGCGTTCGGGACATGGCGAAAGCCTGTTGCGCCGCGTGGCTAGAGACAGAAGGAGGAGGACGCGCATGA
- the glyS gene encoding glycine--tRNA ligase subunit beta produces the protein MSELLLELLSEEIPARMQLRAAEDLKRLVVDGLKTRGLDVGEARSFSTPRRLTLVIENVPQGSPAISEEKKGPRVGAPDQAVQGFLKSAGLASIGDATIVKDAKKGDYYVAKIEKPGRAAPEIIAEAVMEVANKFPWPKSMRWGSSPFQWVRPLQSVLCLLGGKVVPFEIAGLPTANETRGHRFLGPGPFKVKNFAEYEEKLFAHHVVLDAAKRAATISDQAHALAKEAKLELVADEALLAENAGLTEWPVVLMGAFDKSFLEVPGEVLMTSMKTHQKCFSLRDSKSKKLANKFLLVSNLLATDGGAQIVSGNEKVIRARLSDAKFFWEQDLKHPLGEMAGKLAGITFHEKLGSQKDRVDRIEELAFELAGACDADPQDARRAAGLCKADLVSEMVGEFPELQGLMGRYYAEHVGTKPEIARAIELHYKPKGPTDIVPREDQGDAVAVAVALADKLDTLVGFWAIDEKPTGSGDPYQLRRAALGVIRIVLENDLRVPLGKHIRQGLALQKITVKSASGLADDLLSFFADRLKVFLRDQGKRHDLIDAVFALGGQDDLALIVRRVEALDAFLKSDDGANLLAGVKRAANILSIEEKKDKKSHAGSYDLSLLKEKEEVALAAAIEAVKQDTVGAIQVENFAGAMRALSELRGPVDQFFDKILVNVADPKLRENRLRLLSEIRAATLTVADFSKISG, from the coding sequence ATGTCTGAACTTCTACTTGAGCTCTTATCGGAGGAGATTCCGGCGCGCATGCAATTGCGCGCAGCGGAGGATTTGAAGCGCCTCGTTGTCGACGGTCTCAAAACGCGCGGTCTCGACGTCGGCGAAGCACGCAGTTTTTCAACGCCCCGGCGGTTGACGCTCGTCATCGAGAATGTGCCCCAAGGTTCCCCTGCGATCTCGGAAGAAAAGAAAGGTCCGCGCGTCGGGGCTCCGGATCAGGCCGTGCAGGGCTTCCTGAAGTCCGCAGGCCTCGCGTCGATCGGCGACGCAACGATCGTCAAGGACGCGAAGAAGGGCGACTATTACGTCGCCAAGATTGAGAAGCCCGGCCGCGCGGCGCCGGAAATCATCGCCGAAGCGGTGATGGAAGTCGCGAACAAATTCCCGTGGCCGAAATCGATGCGCTGGGGATCGTCGCCCTTCCAGTGGGTGCGCCCGTTGCAGTCCGTGCTCTGCTTGCTCGGCGGCAAGGTCGTGCCATTCGAGATCGCAGGCCTTCCCACAGCCAACGAAACACGCGGCCATCGCTTCCTCGGACCGGGACCGTTCAAGGTCAAGAACTTCGCCGAGTATGAGGAGAAGCTCTTCGCTCATCACGTGGTGCTCGATGCCGCGAAGCGCGCAGCAACGATCTCCGATCAGGCGCATGCGCTCGCGAAAGAGGCAAAGCTCGAACTCGTTGCCGACGAGGCGCTGCTGGCCGAGAACGCAGGCCTCACCGAATGGCCGGTCGTGCTGATGGGCGCGTTCGACAAGTCCTTCCTGGAAGTGCCGGGCGAAGTCCTGATGACGTCGATGAAGACGCATCAGAAGTGCTTCTCGCTGCGCGATTCGAAATCGAAGAAGCTCGCCAACAAATTTCTGCTCGTGTCGAACCTCCTGGCGACAGACGGTGGCGCGCAGATCGTTTCCGGCAACGAGAAAGTCATTCGCGCGCGCCTCTCGGATGCCAAGTTCTTCTGGGAGCAGGATCTCAAGCATCCGCTCGGCGAGATGGCGGGCAAGCTCGCAGGTATCACGTTCCACGAAAAGCTCGGCAGCCAGAAGGATCGCGTCGATCGCATCGAGGAGTTGGCATTCGAGCTTGCAGGCGCATGCGACGCCGATCCGCAGGACGCGCGCCGCGCCGCCGGTCTGTGCAAGGCCGATCTCGTGTCCGAAATGGTCGGCGAATTCCCAGAGCTGCAAGGCTTGATGGGCCGCTACTACGCGGAGCATGTCGGCACCAAGCCGGAAATCGCCCGCGCCATAGAACTGCACTACAAGCCGAAAGGCCCGACAGACATCGTGCCGCGCGAAGACCAGGGCGATGCCGTCGCCGTTGCCGTCGCGCTCGCCGATAAGCTCGATACGCTCGTCGGCTTCTGGGCCATCGATGAAAAGCCGACAGGCTCAGGCGATCCCTATCAGCTCCGCCGCGCCGCGCTCGGCGTCATCCGCATCGTGCTGGAAAATGATCTGCGCGTGCCGCTCGGCAAGCACATAAGACAAGGCCTTGCTCTACAGAAGATCACTGTAAAATCGGCTTCGGGATTAGCCGACGACCTCCTCTCCTTCTTCGCCGATCGCCTCAAAGTCTTCCTTCGCGATCAAGGCAAGCGCCACGATCTGATCGACGCCGTGTTCGCGCTCGGTGGTCAGGATGATCTCGCGCTGATCGTGCGTCGCGTCGAAGCGCTCGACGCCTTCCTGAAGTCCGATGACGGCGCGAACCTGCTCGCCGGCGTCAAGCGCGCTGCGAACATCCTCTCCATCGAGGAGAAGAAAGACAAGAAGTCCCACGCCGGTTCCTACGACCTATCGCTCCTGAAAGAGAAAGAGGAAGTCGCGCTCGCAGCCGCTATCGAGGCCGTGAAGCAGGATACGGTGGGCGCGATTCAGGTCGAAAATTTCGCAGGTGCCATGCGCGCGCTTTCTGAATTGCGCGGACCCGTCGATCAGTTCTTCGACAAAATTCTCGTCAACGTCGCCGATCCGAAATTGCGCGAGAACCGTCTGCGGCTGCTCTCTGAAATCCGCGCCGCAACGCTGACCGTCGCCGACTTCTCGAAGATCAGCGGATAA
- a CDS encoding 4-(cytidine 5'-diphospho)-2-C-methyl-D-erythritol kinase, with product MPPKPEFAPAKINLTLEILGRRSDGYHELRSLVAFAADAGDRLTLTGDTPALTKVEGPFANALGHANLVDATVETLTRILPNVILGGLTLEKNLPVAAGIGGGSADAAAALRLLSAVHPEIARLDLPVIARTLGADVPVCLRSRSAMMTGIGETIVDVGLPGEIFAILANPLIEVPDNKTAEVFRRLRAQPFPADATTERPPVLSSIGELIRYAATRGNSLEAPARELFPQIGVMLSELAKLPRCRLAQLSGAGPTCFALFDTQQAASHGVRVLKATWPQWWVAATRLI from the coding sequence ATGCCCCCGAAGCCCGAATTCGCTCCCGCCAAGATCAACCTGACGCTCGAAATTCTCGGCCGGCGTAGCGACGGCTACCACGAGCTTCGAAGCCTCGTGGCATTCGCGGCCGACGCCGGCGACCGCCTGACGTTGACCGGCGACACGCCTGCCTTGACGAAAGTCGAAGGGCCGTTCGCAAACGCCCTTGGCCACGCCAATCTCGTCGACGCCACCGTCGAGACGCTCACGCGCATCCTTCCCAACGTCATTCTGGGCGGCTTGACGCTCGAAAAAAATCTGCCCGTCGCCGCCGGCATTGGCGGCGGATCGGCAGACGCGGCAGCAGCACTTCGGCTTCTGAGCGCAGTTCATCCGGAAATCGCTCGCCTCGATTTGCCCGTGATCGCGCGCACCCTCGGCGCCGACGTTCCGGTCTGCCTGCGCAGTCGCAGCGCGATGATGACGGGCATCGGCGAAACGATTGTCGACGTCGGCCTGCCGGGAGAGATCTTTGCGATCCTCGCCAATCCGCTCATCGAAGTGCCGGACAACAAAACGGCGGAAGTTTTTCGTCGCCTCCGCGCTCAGCCGTTCCCAGCCGATGCCACGACCGAACGGCCGCCGGTCCTGTCGTCTATCGGCGAGCTGATCAGATACGCAGCAACCCGCGGGAATTCGCTTGAAGCGCCCGCACGCGAGCTTTTCCCACAAATAGGCGTGATGCTCTCGGAACTCGCGAAGCTGCCGCGATGCCGGCTCGCCCAGCTCTCAGGGGCCGGACCGACCTGCTTCGCCCTCTTCGATACCCAGCAGGCAGCGTCGCACGGCGTGCGCGTCCTCAAAGCCACCTGGCCCCAGTGGTGGGTCGCCGCGACTCGCCTGATCTGA